A genome region from Mycobacterium florentinum includes the following:
- a CDS encoding type I polyketide synthase has translation MPEPIAVIGLGCRLAGDVTTAQAFWDFLLAGGSAVREVPAERWEPYLWRDPRNAAVLKETTPWGTFIDNLAGFDAEFFGVSPREAELMDPQQRLALEVSWEALEHAGVPPRSLAGSDTAVLMGVNSDDYGKLLMEDLPGIEAWTGIGTSLCGIANRVSHLLDLRGPSVALDAACAASLVAVHQACQLLRSGETALALAGGVSALIGPGLTRVLDQAGATAPDGRCKTFDASADGYGRGEGAAVVVLKRLADAVRDGDRVLAVVRGGAVAQDGRTVGIMSPNGAAQADLFRLACRSCDIDPATVDFIEAHGTGTPTGDPVEVAALAEVYGAARPDDDPALVGSVKPNTGHLEGGAGAVGLIKAVLALHHQRIPPTAGVRNLTPAVDWDTSGLRVPTESQAWSRRPGHPRRAAVCSYGYGGTLAHVLLEEAPPASRVAPQPAEPVVPVVIPLSGRSESRLAAHATALAEHLGDRAISLPEIAATQWARRSHEAVRAAVVAESTGELLDALSTLAAGGRDAALVRGSVLPAASEGAVWVFSGHGSHWPQMGQELLAGEPAFAAVIDAIDPIFGAELGFSAREALTSGELGGTDQVQALTFAMQVGLAAVLRERGVRPAAVIGHSVGEVAACVTAGVFSLAQGAAVACYRARGFRKVIGEGAMALVPLSFADAQQRLGARTDVVAAISASLTSTVVSGTAAAVDEVAARWGDEGLVVRRVKTDVAFHSPAMDALTADLARLTAALPAPSPAGIPLYSTALADPRSPAPRGPDYWVANLRDRVRFAEAVSAAAEDGHRLFLEVSAHPVVSHSIAETLLHLDIDEHAAVGVLRRDQPARRSVAAAVAALHCYGAPAGDGVASATPWAADLPGTQWQHRDFWRIPSAPPAGRGVHDTDSHTLLGGRLEVTGTVPARVWETRLDMTTRPYPGNHPVQGTEIVPAAVLLNTFLTAAGTDVTDVHLRTPVAPGRTRDVQVVLQDRALAIATRLVDDEGPEVGGWLTHCTAIASVTDDREVPRLDETAVRVRCAEQLPPNSVVDKLAKLGVAEMGFGWEVVDLWAGAGEFLAQVRAEPDGSHPSTWAGLIDAATSVASTVFDGAPRLRMPARIERMRVLGAPSDSILLHVRRRDQGTSTDVTIASLTGRPLVEITGMAFEELENTGGDVSRVIHRIGWQPTPFDVDATPAEVVLLGGDAAVQTWCERDLLAAGVAHRVCATPADLPAELGSDAVVLVLPRAGDSPVDAVDTVLKTLKALLHKGISARLWTLTQGVHEGTDVSRSPLWGLSRVAAAEHPTLWGGVLDLAEDRLPLGALATLSGHAVVVVRDGVAHTARLANIVGATGPAMECTPAGTYLITGGTGVLGLRIAERLADLGARRVVLLSRSGLPERSAWAAAENQSQIRAVSALEERGVWVHSVALDIAAPGAAGELRSVLADLPPVRGVVHAAGVEAGVFLANTTIDEIATTMHPKVDGALALHEMFAPGELDWMVLYSSCGYLAGFPGQGAYACGNAFLDALARHRRGLGDATTSVAWTAWRGLGMGSDSAYIAAQLDALGMDTIGADDALRALDVAMRSQEANPVVLPVLPNATSVPILADIAAAVAADSVQQNGFEQVGPGDMDTEEWVTQQVLTAVAAELGLSADSVDARMPLVEIGVDSIMTVALRRQLEKQTGLALPPTLLWEHPTAAAVTARIVELLDSEIASAATEDGAPVV, from the coding sequence ATGCCGGAACCGATCGCCGTCATCGGCCTCGGTTGCCGCCTGGCTGGTGATGTCACCACCGCGCAGGCCTTCTGGGATTTCCTGCTGGCCGGCGGCAGTGCGGTGCGTGAGGTGCCCGCCGAGCGGTGGGAGCCCTACCTGTGGCGTGACCCGCGCAACGCCGCGGTGCTCAAGGAGACCACACCGTGGGGCACCTTCATCGACAACCTCGCGGGATTCGACGCCGAGTTCTTCGGTGTCTCCCCGCGCGAGGCCGAATTGATGGACCCGCAGCAGCGGCTGGCCCTCGAGGTCAGCTGGGAGGCGCTCGAACACGCCGGGGTGCCGCCCCGGTCGCTGGCCGGCAGTGACACCGCCGTGCTGATGGGCGTGAACTCCGACGACTACGGCAAGCTGCTGATGGAAGACCTGCCCGGCATCGAGGCCTGGACGGGCATCGGCACCTCGCTGTGCGGGATCGCCAACCGGGTGTCCCACCTACTCGATCTGCGCGGGCCCAGCGTCGCGCTGGACGCCGCGTGCGCGGCCTCGCTGGTTGCGGTGCATCAGGCCTGCCAACTGTTGCGCTCCGGCGAGACGGCGCTGGCCCTGGCCGGCGGCGTCAGCGCGCTGATCGGCCCCGGGTTGACCCGCGTGCTCGATCAGGCCGGCGCGACGGCCCCCGACGGCCGCTGCAAGACCTTCGACGCGTCGGCCGACGGCTACGGTCGCGGTGAGGGCGCGGCCGTGGTGGTGCTCAAGCGGCTCGCCGACGCCGTGCGCGATGGTGACCGGGTGCTGGCCGTGGTCCGCGGGGGAGCGGTCGCACAGGATGGTCGCACGGTCGGCATCATGTCGCCCAACGGCGCCGCCCAGGCCGATCTGTTTCGGCTGGCCTGCCGGTCCTGCGACATCGACCCGGCCACCGTCGACTTCATTGAAGCACACGGAACCGGTACTCCCACAGGCGATCCCGTCGAAGTCGCGGCGCTGGCCGAGGTGTACGGAGCCGCTCGGCCCGACGATGACCCGGCACTCGTCGGCTCAGTCAAACCGAACACCGGTCATCTCGAGGGCGGTGCCGGCGCCGTCGGCCTGATCAAGGCCGTACTGGCCCTGCACCACCAGCGGATTCCGCCGACCGCGGGCGTACGCAATCTCACCCCGGCCGTCGATTGGGACACCAGCGGCCTGCGGGTGCCGACCGAGTCGCAGGCCTGGTCGCGCCGGCCCGGCCATCCCCGCCGGGCGGCGGTGTGCAGCTACGGCTACGGCGGCACGCTCGCGCACGTGCTACTCGAGGAGGCGCCACCCGCGTCGAGGGTCGCACCGCAACCCGCGGAACCGGTTGTGCCGGTGGTCATTCCGCTGTCGGGCCGCTCGGAGAGCAGGCTGGCCGCGCACGCCACGGCGCTGGCCGAGCACCTCGGCGACCGGGCGATCTCCCTGCCCGAAATCGCCGCGACCCAGTGGGCCCGCCGCAGCCACGAAGCGGTGCGCGCGGCCGTGGTCGCCGAAAGCACCGGGGAACTTCTCGACGCGTTGAGCACGCTGGCCGCCGGCGGGCGCGACGCCGCGCTGGTGCGCGGCAGCGTGCTGCCCGCCGCGTCCGAGGGCGCGGTGTGGGTGTTCTCCGGCCACGGCTCGCACTGGCCGCAGATGGGCCAGGAGTTGCTGGCCGGCGAACCGGCGTTCGCCGCCGTGATCGACGCGATCGACCCGATCTTCGGCGCCGAACTGGGCTTCTCCGCGCGCGAGGCGCTGACCTCGGGTGAACTGGGCGGCACCGACCAGGTGCAGGCACTGACCTTCGCCATGCAGGTCGGCCTGGCCGCGGTGCTGCGCGAGCGAGGCGTGCGCCCCGCGGCGGTGATCGGTCACTCCGTCGGCGAGGTCGCCGCGTGCGTGACCGCGGGCGTCTTCAGCCTGGCGCAGGGAGCCGCCGTGGCGTGCTACCGCGCCCGCGGATTCCGCAAGGTGATCGGCGAGGGTGCGATGGCGCTGGTGCCGCTGTCCTTCGCCGATGCCCAACAGCGGCTCGGCGCCCGTACTGACGTGGTCGCGGCCATCAGCGCGTCGTTGACCTCGACCGTGGTGTCCGGTACTGCCGCGGCCGTCGACGAGGTGGCCGCCCGCTGGGGCGACGAGGGCCTGGTCGTCCGGCGCGTCAAAACCGACGTCGCGTTCCACAGCCCGGCGATGGACGCGCTCACCGCCGACCTGGCAAGGCTCACCGCTGCGCTGCCGGCGCCATCGCCGGCCGGCATTCCGCTGTACTCCACCGCGCTGGCCGACCCGCGGTCGCCGGCGCCGCGTGGTCCGGACTACTGGGTCGCCAACCTGCGTGACCGGGTCCGTTTCGCCGAGGCGGTCTCCGCGGCGGCCGAGGACGGGCACCGGCTCTTCCTCGAGGTCTCGGCCCATCCCGTGGTGTCGCATTCCATCGCGGAAACGTTGCTGCACTTGGACATTGACGAGCATGCCGCCGTCGGCGTGCTGCGCCGCGACCAACCCGCCCGGCGTTCGGTCGCCGCGGCGGTCGCCGCCTTGCACTGCTACGGCGCACCCGCCGGCGACGGTGTCGCCTCCGCCACGCCGTGGGCCGCCGACCTGCCGGGCACGCAGTGGCAGCACCGCGACTTCTGGCGGATCCCGAGCGCGCCGCCGGCGGGCCGCGGGGTCCACGACACCGACAGCCACACCCTGCTCGGTGGCCGGCTCGAGGTCACCGGCACGGTGCCCGCGCGGGTCTGGGAGACGCGGCTGGATATGACGACCCGGCCCTACCCGGGCAACCATCCGGTGCAGGGCACCGAGATCGTGCCGGCCGCGGTGCTGCTCAACACGTTCCTGACGGCCGCGGGCACCGATGTGACGGACGTGCATCTGCGCACCCCCGTCGCGCCGGGGCGCACCCGCGATGTGCAAGTGGTGCTGCAGGATCGGGCGCTTGCCATTGCCACACGCCTGGTCGACGACGAGGGGCCCGAGGTCGGCGGCTGGCTGACGCACTGCACCGCGATCGCTTCGGTCACCGACGATCGCGAGGTCCCCCGGCTAGACGAGACCGCGGTCCGGGTCCGGTGCGCCGAACAGTTGCCGCCGAACAGTGTGGTGGACAAGCTGGCCAAGCTGGGTGTCGCCGAGATGGGCTTCGGCTGGGAGGTGGTCGATCTCTGGGCCGGTGCCGGCGAATTCCTCGCGCAGGTGCGCGCCGAACCGGACGGGTCACACCCGTCGACATGGGCCGGGCTCATCGATGCCGCCACTTCGGTGGCGTCCACGGTGTTCGACGGCGCGCCCCGGCTGCGCATGCCCGCCCGCATCGAGCGGATGAGAGTCCTTGGCGCGCCTTCCGATTCGATTCTGCTTCACGTCCGACGACGCGATCAGGGCACCAGTACCGACGTCACCATCGCCTCGCTCACCGGGAGACCGCTGGTGGAAATCACCGGGATGGCGTTCGAGGAACTCGAGAACACCGGCGGCGACGTGTCTCGGGTGATACACCGAATCGGCTGGCAACCAACACCCTTCGACGTCGACGCGACGCCGGCCGAAGTGGTGCTGCTCGGTGGCGATGCCGCCGTCCAGACGTGGTGCGAACGCGACCTGTTGGCCGCCGGTGTCGCCCACCGGGTGTGCGCCACACCCGCCGATCTCCCCGCCGAGCTGGGCTCCGACGCCGTGGTGCTGGTGTTGCCGCGCGCCGGCGACAGTCCGGTCGATGCAGTCGACACCGTGCTGAAGACCCTCAAAGCGCTTCTGCACAAAGGCATCTCGGCGCGACTATGGACCCTGACCCAGGGTGTGCACGAGGGCACCGACGTCAGCCGGTCGCCGCTGTGGGGGTTGTCGAGGGTGGCCGCCGCCGAACATCCCACGCTGTGGGGTGGCGTGCTCGACCTCGCCGAGGACCGGCTGCCGCTCGGCGCGCTGGCCACACTCAGCGGCCACGCCGTGGTGGTGGTTCGCGACGGCGTCGCGCACACTGCCCGGCTGGCCAATATCGTCGGCGCCACCGGACCGGCGATGGAATGCACACCGGCCGGCACCTACCTGATCACCGGCGGGACCGGCGTGCTGGGCCTGCGCATCGCCGAGCGGTTGGCGGATCTGGGTGCGCGCCGCGTGGTGCTGCTGTCCCGGTCCGGACTCCCGGAACGCTCGGCGTGGGCCGCCGCGGAGAATCAAAGCCAGATTCGCGCGGTGTCCGCGCTCGAGGAGCGCGGCGTCTGGGTGCACTCGGTCGCCCTGGACATCGCCGCGCCCGGCGCGGCCGGCGAACTGCGCTCCGTGCTGGCCGACTTGCCGCCGGTGCGTGGCGTGGTTCATGCCGCGGGTGTGGAAGCCGGTGTGTTCCTTGCGAATACGACGATCGACGAGATCGCCACGACCATGCATCCGAAGGTCGACGGAGCGCTCGCCCTGCACGAGATGTTCGCGCCCGGGGAACTGGACTGGATGGTGCTGTACTCCTCGTGCGGCTACCTGGCCGGCTTTCCCGGCCAGGGTGCCTACGCCTGCGGCAACGCCTTCCTGGACGCGCTGGCCCGGCACCGGCGCGGGCTGGGCGACGCCACCACCAGCGTGGCCTGGACGGCGTGGCGCGGCCTCGGGATGGGCTCGGACTCCGCATACATTGCCGCGCAACTGGATGCGCTGGGGATGGACACCATCGGCGCCGACGACGCGCTGCGTGCCCTGGACGTCGCGATGCGGTCGCAGGAGGCCAACCCGGTGGTGTTGCCGGTGCTCCCGAATGCCAC
- a CDS encoding (2,3-dihydroxybenzoyl)adenylate synthase: MSTGFHPDAEVKHDESVDLATGFVPFPGDRADAYRRAGYWAGLPLDSILREAAQRWPDRRGIADAHTNYTFAEFDALADRIAGGLTNLGFAAGDRVLLQLPNSCQFALALFGLLRAGVVPVMCLPGHRTAELSHFADVSGAVGMVITDKAGGFDYRELATALVRERPQLTKVLVDGEPGDFRAWSEVQNYAGPDVRANVAPDPGLPALLLVSGGTTGLPKLIARTHDDYRYNASACAAAYGMTGDDAYLVVLPAGHNFPLACPGLLGAMTVGAPTVFTDDPSPEACFALIDRHRVTVTGLVNALAKLWAQACDWEPVLPASLRVVQVGGSRLLPDEARFIRENLTAGMQQIFGMAEGMLNFTRPGDPVDVVDNLQGRPMSPDDEMKVVDENGDEVAPGEEGELLVRGPYTINGYYRADEANARSFSPDGFYRSGDRVRIFADGPRAGYVEVTGRIKDVIHRGGETVSASDLEEHLHAHPAVADAAAVALPDQYLGEKICAAIVFKDKPVTLAELNGFLDGRGVSVHSKPDVLEAMRSLPKTAVGKVDKKQIVASLTQA, from the coding sequence ATGAGCACCGGATTCCATCCCGATGCCGAGGTCAAACACGACGAAAGTGTTGACCTCGCAACGGGATTCGTCCCGTTCCCGGGCGACCGGGCCGACGCCTACCGGAGGGCCGGCTATTGGGCGGGGCTGCCGCTGGACTCCATCTTGCGCGAGGCCGCGCAACGTTGGCCGGATCGCCGCGGCATCGCCGATGCCCACACCAACTACACCTTCGCCGAATTCGACGCGCTGGCCGATCGTATCGCCGGCGGCCTGACCAACCTCGGCTTTGCCGCCGGCGACCGGGTCCTGCTGCAGCTGCCCAACTCCTGCCAGTTCGCGCTGGCGCTGTTCGGATTGCTGCGCGCGGGTGTGGTGCCGGTGATGTGTCTGCCCGGCCACCGCACCGCCGAGCTGAGTCACTTCGCCGACGTCAGCGGTGCGGTTGGGATGGTGATCACCGACAAGGCGGGCGGCTTCGACTACCGCGAGCTGGCCACCGCGCTGGTCCGCGAGCGGCCGCAGTTGACGAAGGTGCTCGTCGACGGCGAACCCGGCGATTTCCGGGCGTGGTCCGAGGTGCAGAACTACGCGGGCCCGGACGTCCGGGCAAACGTGGCGCCGGACCCGGGCCTGCCCGCGTTGCTGTTGGTGTCGGGCGGCACCACCGGGCTGCCCAAACTGATCGCCCGGACTCACGACGACTACCGCTACAACGCGTCGGCGTGCGCGGCGGCCTACGGGATGACCGGCGACGACGCCTACCTCGTGGTCCTGCCGGCCGGGCACAATTTCCCGCTGGCCTGCCCGGGGCTGCTGGGTGCCATGACCGTCGGCGCCCCTACGGTTTTCACCGACGATCCCAGCCCCGAAGCCTGCTTCGCGCTGATCGACCGGCACCGGGTCACCGTCACGGGTCTGGTCAACGCGCTCGCCAAGCTGTGGGCCCAGGCCTGCGATTGGGAGCCGGTGCTGCCGGCCTCGCTGCGGGTGGTCCAGGTCGGCGGATCGCGGCTGCTGCCCGACGAGGCGCGGTTCATCCGGGAGAACCTGACGGCGGGCATGCAGCAAATCTTCGGGATGGCCGAGGGGATGCTGAACTTCACCCGGCCCGGTGACCCCGTCGACGTGGTGGACAACCTGCAGGGCCGGCCCATGTCGCCCGACGACGAGATGAAGGTCGTCGACGAGAACGGCGACGAGGTGGCCCCCGGCGAGGAGGGCGAGCTGCTGGTGCGTGGGCCGTACACGATCAACGGGTACTACCGCGCCGACGAGGCCAACGCCCGCTCGTTCAGCCCCGACGGCTTTTACCGCAGCGGCGACCGGGTGCGGATCTTCGCCGACGGACCACGGGCCGGGTACGTCGAGGTCACCGGCCGGATCAAGGACGTCATCCACCGGGGTGGCGAGACCGTCTCGGCGTCCGACCTCGAAGAGCACCTGCACGCGCATCCGGCCGTGGCCGACGCGGCGGCGGTCGCCCTGCCTGATCAGTACCTTGGTGAAAAGATCTGCGCGGCAATAGTTTTCAAGGATAAGCCGGTCACCCTGGCCGAGCTCAACGGATTCTTGGACGGCCGCGGCGTCTCGGTGCACAGCAAGCCGGACGTGCTGGAGGCGATGCGTTCGCTGCCCAAGACCGCGGTGGGCAAGGTGGACAAAAAACAAATAGTCGCCAGTCTGACACAGGCATGA
- a CDS encoding non-ribosomal peptide synthetase — MGRAATSALNVREQVAELLGVTPDALDPEADLIASGLDSIRMMSLSGRWRRQGIDIGFASLAENPTVSAWTRLVAALGESASESATTDEQPEAPHDDDGGDTFPLAPIQHALWLGRNEEQALGGVAPHLYVEFDGAGVDPEKLRTAAAALARRHPMLRVEILPDGTQRITDRTLPVEVVDLRDLDAAGAEARLAEIRDAKSHQILHGEVLEIALTLMADGRTRLHVDMDMSAADAVSYRNFMADLAVFYRGGDLPELGYTYRQYRAALTAATSVSEADRQWWAERVPDLPEPPSPPLVPPSEQANPRRNIRLWHYFDADIREALLAAAHKRGITPAMAIAASYAGTLARWSTNSRFLLNLPMFGREPFHPDVEKLVGDFTTSLMLDVDLTDAPTAAARARVLQESLHASAQHSSYSGLSILRDLTRHRGMPTLAPFVFTSGLGLGDLFDGEVTEQFGKCVWHISQGPQVLLDSQATPFDGGLLVNWDVRADAFRPGVADAMFAYHVAELIRLANDDDAWEALDPPALPPEQRALRATLNGVTTVPSAEALHHGFFRTAAAHPDAPAVYSSLGDLSYAQLREQVLAVAATLRARGVGRGDAVAVLGPKTAEQIPALLGIHAAGGVYLPIGVDQPADRAARILGGAGVHSALACGPRTPGLDELPVPALTVSEAIAQGLPRVDDTEPSATDPADVAYVLFTSGSTGEPKGVEVSHDAAMNTVEFINSHFDIGADDRCLALSTLECDISVLDIFGMLRAGGSIVVVDEEQRRDPDAWARLIEQHRVTVLHWLPGWLEMLVAVNSGRISSVRVVPTGGDWVRTEMVRALRAQAPGVRVAGLGGATETAIHNTICEPGELPPHWAAVPFGHPLPNNACRVVAADGSDCPDWVPGEFWVSGRGIARGYRGRPDLTDGKFVEHDGKNWYRTGDLARYLPDGTLEFVGRADHRVKISGYRVELGEVEGALNRLESVDGAVAAVIPVAGDAKREQLAALVRVTDPALTPAQLTAAVSGFVPPHMVPDLIVLVPEIPYTVGGKIDRKVAGERLALAVQERAADTATGQRAASTPLERALADITAGLLRVASVSADDDFFGLGGDSVLATQLVARVRAWLDTPTVMVADIFAARSVSALAALLQGREAGSDRLAQVAEVYLEVAEMEQNEVASALDSPAS; from the coding sequence ATGGGTCGCGCCGCGACGAGCGCACTGAACGTTCGAGAGCAAGTCGCCGAACTGCTCGGCGTCACCCCCGACGCACTGGACCCCGAAGCCGACCTCATCGCCTCCGGACTCGACTCGATACGGATGATGTCGCTGTCCGGGCGGTGGCGCCGGCAGGGCATCGACATCGGTTTCGCATCCCTGGCCGAGAACCCCACCGTATCCGCATGGACGCGGCTGGTCGCGGCGCTCGGCGAAAGCGCGAGCGAGAGCGCTACCACCGACGAGCAGCCCGAAGCCCCGCACGACGATGACGGCGGCGACACCTTTCCCCTGGCACCCATCCAGCACGCATTGTGGCTGGGCCGCAACGAAGAACAAGCGCTCGGCGGCGTGGCCCCGCACCTGTATGTGGAGTTCGACGGCGCCGGCGTCGACCCGGAAAAGCTGCGCACCGCCGCGGCAGCGCTGGCCCGCCGCCATCCGATGCTGCGCGTGGAGATCCTGCCCGACGGCACCCAGCGGATCACCGACCGCACGCTGCCGGTCGAGGTGGTCGACCTGCGCGACCTCGACGCCGCCGGTGCCGAAGCGCGGCTGGCCGAGATCCGGGACGCGAAATCTCATCAGATCCTGCACGGCGAGGTCCTCGAAATCGCGCTGACGCTAATGGCCGACGGGCGCACCCGGCTGCACGTCGACATGGACATGTCGGCCGCCGACGCCGTCAGTTACCGCAACTTCATGGCCGACCTCGCCGTGTTCTACCGCGGCGGCGACCTGCCCGAGCTGGGCTACACCTATCGGCAGTACCGGGCCGCGCTGACGGCCGCCACCTCGGTGTCCGAGGCGGACCGTCAGTGGTGGGCCGAGCGGGTGCCGGACCTGCCCGAACCGCCGTCTCCCCCGCTGGTGCCACCGTCCGAGCAGGCCAATCCGCGCCGCAACATCCGGCTCTGGCACTACTTCGACGCCGACATCCGCGAGGCGCTGTTGGCCGCGGCGCACAAGCGCGGCATCACCCCGGCGATGGCGATCGCCGCGTCCTACGCCGGGACGCTGGCGCGCTGGTCCACCAATTCCCGATTCCTGCTGAACCTGCCGATGTTCGGCCGCGAGCCGTTCCACCCCGACGTCGAGAAACTCGTCGGCGACTTCACCACGTCGCTGATGCTCGACGTCGACCTCACCGACGCACCGACCGCGGCGGCCCGGGCCCGCGTCTTGCAGGAGTCGCTGCACGCCAGCGCCCAGCACTCCAGCTATTCGGGGCTGTCGATCCTGCGCGACCTGACCCGGCATCGCGGCATGCCCACGCTGGCGCCGTTCGTGTTCACCAGCGGACTCGGGCTCGGCGACCTGTTCGACGGCGAGGTCACCGAACAGTTCGGCAAGTGCGTCTGGCACATCTCGCAGGGGCCGCAGGTGTTGCTGGACTCCCAGGCCACGCCGTTCGACGGCGGCCTGCTGGTCAACTGGGACGTCCGCGCGGACGCGTTCCGGCCGGGCGTGGCCGACGCGATGTTCGCCTACCACGTCGCCGAGCTGATCCGGCTGGCCAACGACGACGACGCCTGGGAGGCACTCGACCCGCCCGCGCTCCCGCCCGAACAGCGCGCCCTGCGCGCCACGCTCAATGGCGTGACCACCGTGCCGAGCGCAGAAGCGTTGCACCACGGCTTCTTTCGCACCGCCGCCGCGCATCCCGATGCGCCCGCGGTGTACAGCAGCCTGGGCGACCTCAGCTATGCGCAGTTGCGCGAGCAGGTCCTTGCCGTGGCTGCGACGTTGCGGGCACGCGGGGTGGGACGCGGCGACGCGGTCGCGGTGCTGGGCCCCAAGACCGCAGAACAGATCCCGGCGCTGCTGGGCATTCACGCCGCCGGTGGGGTGTACCTGCCGATCGGCGTCGACCAGCCGGCCGACCGTGCCGCGCGCATCCTGGGCGGCGCGGGTGTGCACTCGGCGCTGGCGTGCGGGCCGCGCACGCCCGGGCTCGACGAACTGCCGGTTCCCGCGCTGACCGTGTCGGAAGCGATCGCGCAGGGCCTGCCCCGAGTCGACGACACCGAGCCGTCCGCCACCGATCCCGCCGACGTGGCCTACGTGCTGTTCACCTCGGGCTCCACCGGCGAACCCAAGGGCGTGGAGGTCAGCCACGACGCCGCGATGAACACCGTCGAGTTCATCAACTCCCACTTCGACATCGGCGCCGACGATCGATGCCTGGCGCTGTCCACGCTGGAATGCGACATCTCGGTGCTGGACATCTTCGGCATGCTGCGCGCGGGCGGCTCGATCGTGGTGGTCGACGAGGAACAGCGGCGCGACCCCGACGCCTGGGCGCGGCTGATCGAACAACACCGGGTCACGGTGCTGCACTGGCTGCCCGGCTGGCTCGAGATGCTGGTCGCGGTGAACTCGGGACGGATCTCCTCGGTGCGCGTGGTGCCCACCGGCGGCGACTGGGTGCGCACCGAGATGGTGCGCGCGCTGCGCGCCCAGGCGCCGGGGGTCCGGGTCGCCGGACTGGGCGGCGCCACCGAAACGGCCATTCACAACACCATCTGCGAGCCCGGCGAGTTGCCGCCGCACTGGGCCGCGGTGCCGTTCGGCCACCCGCTACCGAACAACGCTTGCCGCGTGGTGGCGGCGGACGGGTCCGACTGCCCGGACTGGGTTCCCGGCGAGTTCTGGGTCAGCGGGCGCGGCATCGCCCGCGGCTACCGCGGCCGGCCGGACCTGACGGACGGCAAGTTCGTCGAGCACGACGGCAAGAACTGGTATCGCACCGGCGATTTGGCGCGCTATCTACCCGACGGAACGCTGGAGTTCGTCGGCCGCGCCGACCACCGGGTCAAGATCAGCGGCTATCGGGTCGAACTCGGCGAGGTCGAGGGAGCGCTGAACCGGCTGGAGTCGGTCGACGGTGCCGTGGCCGCGGTGATCCCGGTCGCAGGGGACGCCAAACGCGAGCAGTTGGCCGCTTTGGTCCGGGTCACCGATCCCGCGCTGACGCCGGCGCAGCTGACGGCAGCGGTTTCCGGATTCGTTCCCCCGCACATGGTTCCCGACCTGATCGTGCTGGTCCCCGAGATCCCGTACACGGTCGGCGGCAAGATCGACCGCAAGGTGGCCGGCGAGCGGCTCGCGCTCGCCGTGCAGGAGCGCGCCGCCGATACCGCGACGGGTCAACGGGCCGCGTCGACGCCGCTGGAACGGGCGCTGGCCGATATCACCGCCGGCCTGCTGCGGGTCGCGTCGGTGAGCGCCGACGACGATTTCTTCGGCCTCGGCGGAGATTCGGTGCTGGCCACCCAACTGGTCGCCCGCGTGCGCGCCTGGCTGGACACGCCAACCGTGATGGTTGCCGACATCTTTGCCGCGCGCAGTGTGTCGGCGCTGGCCGCGCTGCTTCAGGGCCGCGAAGCGGGCAGCGACCGACTGGCCCAGGTGGCCGAGGTCTACCTCGAGGTGGCGGAGATGGAGCAAAACGAGGTGGCCTCCGCACTGGACTCCCCGGCGTCCTGA
- a CDS encoding TauD/TfdA dioxygenase family protein, with protein sequence MTDQITVTKLGSRIGARVDGVHLGGDLHPAAVEEIRRALLTHKVIFFRGQHHLDDQQQLAFGGLLGTPVGHPAAGALAATGAPVITPINSEYGKANRWHTDVTFAANYPAASILRAVTLPSYGGSTLWASTAAAYEDLPEPLKCLVENLWALHTNRYDYVPAEATLAMTDAQRAFRQAFEKQDFQTEHPVVRVHPETGERTLIAGNFVRNFVGLDSHESSALLELLQQRITKPENTIRWNWEAGDVAIWDNRATQHRAIDDYDDQPRLMHRVTLMGDVPVNVHGERSRVVKGAPLEVIAS encoded by the coding sequence ATGACAGACCAGATAACCGTCACCAAGCTGGGCAGCCGGATCGGCGCTCGGGTCGACGGGGTGCACCTCGGCGGGGACCTCCACCCGGCCGCCGTCGAGGAGATCCGCCGGGCGCTGCTGACCCACAAGGTCATCTTCTTCCGGGGTCAGCACCACCTCGACGACCAGCAGCAGCTGGCATTCGGTGGGTTACTGGGCACACCCGTCGGGCACCCGGCGGCCGGCGCGCTCGCGGCCACCGGGGCACCGGTCATCACCCCGATCAACTCGGAGTACGGCAAGGCCAACCGCTGGCACACCGATGTCACGTTCGCCGCGAACTACCCGGCGGCCTCGATCCTGCGCGCGGTCACCCTGCCCAGCTACGGCGGATCGACGCTATGGGCCTCGACGGCCGCGGCCTACGAGGACCTGCCCGAGCCGCTCAAATGCCTTGTCGAAAACCTGTGGGCACTGCACACCAACCGCTACGACTACGTGCCCGCCGAGGCCACCCTGGCGATGACCGACGCGCAGCGCGCGTTCCGGCAGGCGTTCGAGAAGCAGGACTTTCAGACCGAGCACCCGGTGGTGCGGGTGCACCCGGAGACCGGTGAGCGCACCCTGATCGCGGGCAATTTCGTGCGCAACTTCGTCGGCCTGGACAGCCACGAGTCGAGCGCGCTGCTGGAACTGTTGCAGCAGCGAATCACCAAGCCCGAGAACACCATTCGCTGGAACTGGGAGGCGGGCGACGTCGCCATCTGGGACAACCGGGCCACCCAGCACCGGGCGATCGACGACTACGACGACCAGCCGCGGCTGATGCACCGGGTCACCCTGATGGGCGATGTGCCGGTCAACGTGCACGGCGAGCGCAGCCGGGTGGTCAAGGGCGCGCCGCTCGAGGTGATCGCGAGCTAG